TGCTCTATCTCCGCGGCAAATCGGCCGACACGCTCACCCAATTCCAACGCCGGGCCGAGTTCAAGTGGGACCAAAAGCTTAAATATAAATTCTACGGCTATCTCCAGCAGGTCTTCGAGGACAACCAGATGACCAAACTGGAAATCCTCAGCCGCTCCAGCGGCGGGCTCGGCTACCATTTCAAGACCAAAAACAACTTTAAATGGGCCGGCTACCTGGGCGCCAGCTACACCTCGGAAGAATACGAAAGCAACCCCATCATCAACCGCTCATATTCCTACCAGCTGGCCAACGACCTCTACTGGAAAATCAATGATACCCTGGAAGTTAGAAATAAATACGAATACCTACCCCGCTCCAAAGACCTCGATGAATTCAAAACCCGCTCGGACAGCTCGGTCAAGGTCTACTTCAGCAAGCACCT
This window of the Candidatus Brocadiia bacterium genome carries:
- a CDS encoding DUF481 domain-containing protein, with translation MRSIIFSLLALLAVAGLVYSEPAPQPKPAPKPPPPPATWSGTFEGNMRNQIAKVDTTNTTLKSDIYRDSHDTKFYNGLLYLRGKSADTLTQFQRRAEFKWDQKLKYKFYGYLQQVFEDNQMTKLEILSRSSGGLGYHFKTKNNFKWAGYLGASYTSEEYESNPIINRSYSYQLANDLYWKINDTLEVRNKYEYLPRSKDLDEFKTRSDSSVKVYFSKHLYGGFSLINEYDSNPGTTSVSRHTATSMITIGFRF